The following coding sequences are from one Anguilla rostrata isolate EN2019 chromosome 16, ASM1855537v3, whole genome shotgun sequence window:
- the LOC135242732 gene encoding BTB/POZ domain-containing protein 10-like isoform X2 — protein MAASLHSYDSNSSDTENWDQNTSSRPRKLCRHSSSQSRASLPGLEPEVKMNVHGGTEHSRDCRRSGDRSRDSSHERTESQLTPCIRNVTSPTRHHNIDREREPSPRPLRAPLGPGASEGRGPGEMVFVYESTKEGVRSLRAPERVTLIVDNTRFVVDPSIFTAQPNTMLGRMFGSGREHNFTRPNEKGEFEVAEGISSTVFRAILDYYKSGIIRCPDGISIPELREACDYLCISFDYSTIKCRDLSALMHELSNDGARRQFEFYLEEMILPLMVASAQSGERECHIVVLTDDDVVDWDEEYPPQMGEEYSQIIYSTKLYRFFKYIENRDVAKSVLKERGLKKIRLGIEGYPTYKEKVKKRPGGRPEVIYNYVQRPFIRMSWEKEEGKSRHVDFQCVKSKSITNLAAAAADIPQDQLVELHPGPQVDELDILPIHPPPGHSYHSNEPDPDAPSPAV, from the exons TTCTCAGAGTCGTGCCTCCCTCCCTGGCCTGGAGCCGGAGGTGAAGATGAACGTGCACGGAGGCACTGAACACTCTCGAGACTGCCGTCGCTCTGGCGACCGTTCCCGCGACTCCTCTCATGAGCGAACAGAGAGTCAGCTGACCCCCTGCATCAGGAACGTCACTTCGCCCACCCGTCATCACAATATCG ACCGTGAACGTGAGCCCAGCCCTAGGCCCCTGAGGGCCCCGCTCGGACCCGGGGCCagcgaggggcggggcccagggGAGATGGTGTTTGTCTACGAGAGCACCAAGGAGGGGGTGCGCAGCCTCCGTGCCCCCGAGAGGGTGACGCTCATCGTGGATAACACGCGTTTCGTGGTGGACCCCTCCATCTTCACTGCTCAACCCAACACCATGCTGGGCAG AATGTTCGGGTCTGGAAGGGAGCACAATTTCACACGACCCAATGAGAAGGGGGAGTTCGAGGTGGCTGAAGGAATCAGCTCCACTGTGTTCAGGGCCATCTTG GATTACTACAAATCTGGGATAATCCGCTGCCCCGACGGAATCTCCATCCCGGAGCTGAGGGAGGCATGTGACTATCTCTGCATCTCCTTCGACTACAGCACCATTAAGTGCAGAGACCTCA GTGCCCTGATGCACGAGCTCTCTAACGATGGGGCGCGGCGGCAGTTTGAGTTCTACCTGGAGGAGATGATCCTGCCGCTGATGGTGGCCAGCGCGcagagcggggagagggagtgCCACATCGTGGTGCTGACGGACGACGACGTGGTGGACTGGGACGAGGAGTACCCCCCCCAAATGGGAGAGGAGTACTCGCAGA taatatacagtacaaaGCTGTACCGTTTCTTCAAGTACATAGAGAATCGCGACGTTGCCAAGTCAGTTTTGAAGGAGAGAGGACTGAAGAAAATCCGACTGGGCATTGAAG gttaCCCCACGTACAAAGAGAAGGTGAAGAAGCGCCCGGGCGGCCGGCCGGAGGTGATCTATAACTACGTGCAGCGGCCCTTCATCCGCATGTcctgggagaaggaggagggcaAGAGCCGGCACGTGGACTTCCAGTGCGTGAAGAGCAAGTCCATCACCAACctggcagctgcagctgcagacatCCCTCAGGACCAGCTGGTGGAGCTACACCCAGGGCCCCAGGTGGATGAGCTCGACATCCTACCCATCCACCCACCACCTGGCCACAGTTACCATAGCAACGAGCCTGACCCTGACGCCCCCTCGCCGGCTGTCTGA
- the LOC135242732 gene encoding BTB/POZ domain-containing protein 10-like isoform X1, which produces MLKDANTTDTASLFRGAQVACAIVPQLISCCFVSKLSSGPDGSQSRASLPGLEPEVKMNVHGGTEHSRDCRRSGDRSRDSSHERTESQLTPCIRNVTSPTRHHNIDREREPSPRPLRAPLGPGASEGRGPGEMVFVYESTKEGVRSLRAPERVTLIVDNTRFVVDPSIFTAQPNTMLGRMFGSGREHNFTRPNEKGEFEVAEGISSTVFRAILDYYKSGIIRCPDGISIPELREACDYLCISFDYSTIKCRDLSALMHELSNDGARRQFEFYLEEMILPLMVASAQSGERECHIVVLTDDDVVDWDEEYPPQMGEEYSQIIYSTKLYRFFKYIENRDVAKSVLKERGLKKIRLGIEGYPTYKEKVKKRPGGRPEVIYNYVQRPFIRMSWEKEEGKSRHVDFQCVKSKSITNLAAAAADIPQDQLVELHPGPQVDELDILPIHPPPGHSYHSNEPDPDAPSPAV; this is translated from the exons TTCTCAGAGTCGTGCCTCCCTCCCTGGCCTGGAGCCGGAGGTGAAGATGAACGTGCACGGAGGCACTGAACACTCTCGAGACTGCCGTCGCTCTGGCGACCGTTCCCGCGACTCCTCTCATGAGCGAACAGAGAGTCAGCTGACCCCCTGCATCAGGAACGTCACTTCGCCCACCCGTCATCACAATATCG ACCGTGAACGTGAGCCCAGCCCTAGGCCCCTGAGGGCCCCGCTCGGACCCGGGGCCagcgaggggcggggcccagggGAGATGGTGTTTGTCTACGAGAGCACCAAGGAGGGGGTGCGCAGCCTCCGTGCCCCCGAGAGGGTGACGCTCATCGTGGATAACACGCGTTTCGTGGTGGACCCCTCCATCTTCACTGCTCAACCCAACACCATGCTGGGCAG AATGTTCGGGTCTGGAAGGGAGCACAATTTCACACGACCCAATGAGAAGGGGGAGTTCGAGGTGGCTGAAGGAATCAGCTCCACTGTGTTCAGGGCCATCTTG GATTACTACAAATCTGGGATAATCCGCTGCCCCGACGGAATCTCCATCCCGGAGCTGAGGGAGGCATGTGACTATCTCTGCATCTCCTTCGACTACAGCACCATTAAGTGCAGAGACCTCA GTGCCCTGATGCACGAGCTCTCTAACGATGGGGCGCGGCGGCAGTTTGAGTTCTACCTGGAGGAGATGATCCTGCCGCTGATGGTGGCCAGCGCGcagagcggggagagggagtgCCACATCGTGGTGCTGACGGACGACGACGTGGTGGACTGGGACGAGGAGTACCCCCCCCAAATGGGAGAGGAGTACTCGCAGA taatatacagtacaaaGCTGTACCGTTTCTTCAAGTACATAGAGAATCGCGACGTTGCCAAGTCAGTTTTGAAGGAGAGAGGACTGAAGAAAATCCGACTGGGCATTGAAG gttaCCCCACGTACAAAGAGAAGGTGAAGAAGCGCCCGGGCGGCCGGCCGGAGGTGATCTATAACTACGTGCAGCGGCCCTTCATCCGCATGTcctgggagaaggaggagggcaAGAGCCGGCACGTGGACTTCCAGTGCGTGAAGAGCAAGTCCATCACCAACctggcagctgcagctgcagacatCCCTCAGGACCAGCTGGTGGAGCTACACCCAGGGCCCCAGGTGGATGAGCTCGACATCCTACCCATCCACCCACCACCTGGCCACAGTTACCATAGCAACGAGCCTGACCCTGACGCCCCCTCGCCGGCTGTCTGA